GGCGCAGGAGTTGGACGCGAGGTGTTGGCACTTGGCGGAACATACCGGGCATTAGCATCCTTTTGCTGTTGTTCCGTCGCACTCGCCTTGGCCGCATCATAATGGAAATGCTTCTGCATCTCCGGCTCCAGCCTCTTCAACTTGGCATTGCCCATCCCCTGACCGTGCGAAAAATAAATATCCGTGGTCGTCACACTCGTGACCGTCACATTGCTATAAACCTCACTCCCAACCTTCAACACCGCCAACTTCTCCTCAGCCCAAACGCTCAGACTGCAAAGAAGCACCCCCAATAAAACCACAATTGTAGCACGCATCCCCCTCGTATGAGTTTCCGCCTCGCAATTGTCAAGCATTCACCCTCGAACCACTCACTCTCAACTAACTCACGGCAACTGAACCACCCGATAAAACTTCTGAGCACCGAGTCCAGGTGCATCCGACACCGTTGCAGTCAAATTTGTCGCAGTGATGACACTCCCGAGATTATTCCATTCAGCTTGATTCAAATCAGTTTGGTACTGTAGTTGATAAGCCTGCCCCACTACCGTATTCCACGTCAGCGTCAATCCACCTCCACTGGCATTTGACGCCGCCCGAATCTCCGGTGGCGGAATGAGCCGGTAAATATTGCCAGCCTGGCCAGTCCCGCCCTCGTCGCAGGCTCCATAAAAACTGCCGTCTTGTCCCTGCACGAGTTCGCCCACCGGCCCACTGCCAGTGTTAAAATCAAAAAAGAACAGAGTAGTAAGTGCACCACTGGGCGTCATTCGAAACACGGTGCCTGTATGACCCGCCTCATCACCGGACGTTGTGCCGTAAAAATTGCCATCCTTCCCTTGCACCAGCCCCCCTCTTGGATAGGCCCCGTTATTCCCATCGAACGATAACAAGGACGTGAAAACCCCGTTGGTCGATATTCTGAAAATCGTGCCACGGTTGTACACGCCACCCATTTCAGTCGTGCCATACAAGAACCCATCGCTCCCCTTCACCAGTGGAGCCATGGGATAATTGCCATTTGTGCTACTGAACGAGACCAGGGTGGTGAGCACTCCGTTCGTTGTCATTTTGAAAACTGTGCCACCCCAGTTCGTTCCACCACCAGTCGTGATCCCGTACAGGTTCCCATCATCGCCTTGCACCAATCCCGCCATCGGCGAGGAGCCATTATTATTATCAAAGAGGACAAGGGGGGTCAGGATGCCATTCGTCGTGATTTTGAATACCGTCCCGTTATTGTTCGTACCGCCCGCGTACGTCGTCCCGTACAACGTCCCATCGCTCCCCTCCACCAGGCTCCCTTGAGGCCTTGCACCATTTGTGCCGCTGAACGACGCAAGGGTGCTGAGTGCTCCGTTCATTGTCATTTTGAAAACTGTGCCGCCCAAGTTCGTTCCGCCCGAACTGGTAGTCCCATATAGGTTACCGTCCATGGCTTGCATCAGACTCCCTTCAGACATCTGCCCATCGTTATACAGGTCGAATGCGACCAGCGTGGTGAGACTGCGATCTTTTGCAATTTTAAATACCGTCCCTCGGCCGATCGTCCCGCCGCCCAACGTCGTGCCATAAAGGTTGCCATCGCTGGCCAATAACAGCCCGGCCCCTGGGTGGTAGCCATTAGGGTCATTCAAGAAGGCCAGGCTCGTCAGGTTGCCGTTGGTTGTTATTTTAAACACGGTTGCTTCGTAACCTATGCCGCCCCCACTTGAAGTGGTGCCATAAAGATCCCCATCAGCACCCTGCACCAGGCTGGCAAAAGGCGTGGCCCCATTGGTGCCGCTAAAAAAGGCCAGGGAAGTAAAGACCCCGTTGGTTGTTATTTTGAACACCCCACCGAAATCATGTCCTGCTCCTGATGTTGTGCCATACAAGAGCCCATCACCAGCTTGTACCAGTCCGCCAAATGGGAGTACACCTTGTTCTGCATCAAGCGACACCAATGTGCTGAGCGCACCATCCGGAGCCATTTTGAACACTGTGCCGTTTCCCTTGGCGTCGGTTGTCATCGTCCCGTAAAAATTACCGTCCATCCCGCGCGTCAGTCCGGCGGTTGGGCGGGCCCCATTGGTAAGATTGCAGGAGACCAGCGTTGTCAGAACGCCAGTGGTCGTCAATTTGAACAAGGTGCCATGATCATACACACCTCCTTCTGAGGTCGTGCCATATAACTCGCCGTTACCGCCCTCCACCAGTCCGGCCATTGGTGATGCACCGTTGATGGAATTGAATGAAACGAGTGTGGTGAGAACCCCGTTCGTAGTCAGTCGGAACACCGTGCCGTTAGCGCCACTCCCACCACCGGAAGAAGTCGTGCCATACAGATTGCCATCGCTGGCTTGCATAAGCTCACCATAAGGAAAGCCCCCGTTGGTGAAATCGAAGGAGACCAAAGTGGTGAGAACCCCATTCGTGGTCACTCGGAACACCGTGCCGTCGTCTCCCGTACCACCACTGAGAGTGGTACCATAAAAGTTGCCATCGCTGGCTTGGATCAACCCTCCCCTTGGCCAGGCACCATTTGTTTTGTTGAATGATACCCAGGTCGTGAGGGTGCCATCAGGAGTCATTTTGAATATCGTCCCCTCACCATACCTACCGCTGTCCATTGTAGTGCCATAAAAATTACCATCATCGGCCAGGAGCAGCGGAGCGTACGAAGTATGGACCCCGGTAAAACTATAAATTTCTTCTACAATGCCTCCCTCGGCGCAGGCCACACGCAGTATCAGAAAAACCGCCACCAGCGCGAACCAGCCCATTTGCTTACGATTAAGCCCCACGGACAAAAATGAATGATAGGTCGGAACTGAGCTCTTTGGCATACTTCGAAACATCTTAAATTTTTTTAGATAAATCCTGACGGAAGAAGCACGAGACCCAACCCGTCCACCTCCACGACCACCCGAGCATTCAGAAGAAACGCAGCCCTGTCAAACTCTTCCATTTAACTCGGCCCGATTCCATTGCTGGGAAAAATGACAAACAGTTCCCTGATGCTGAAGCGGATCCGTTTCCCGTTCTTTCTGGAGATCAACCTGGCTTCATTCTAGCTCCTTTTACGCTTCGGCTTGGACAGCTCTTTTGCCTGCTCCTCCAATAATTTCAAATCGGCTTCCAGTGCCACCGTAGCGCTCGACTCCATCTCAGCCCGACGCCGCTTTTCAAATAATGCATATTGCTCCTCGGCACGTCGGCTCGCCTCTTCGCGGGAAACGTTGCCGGAATCCGGCAACACCTGCCGTTCATTAAAACGCAGGAACTCATCCAGCCTCGTGCGCCAATCGCGCATAAACACCTGCTTTCGGCGACTGGCCTGGTCTTCCGCGTAGTCAAGAAACATGACGACAATGCGGTTGAGCTCCGCGATCTCCTTCTTGTTAAGATAGTTCTTGGCGACCGTCACATCACCTTTACGGACCACCCCTCCTTTCCAGCTCGTCAAACCCATGTTCGGCTTGTTGTGGTCAGCCCGCTTGGCAATCAACTCCGGCGCAGTCTTCCCGCTGACGGCATAATGCAGCTTATTTTGGACAGTTTGAAAAAAAACCTGCACCTCCGCCTCATCAACCTTGTAGTCGGCCGCAAGAGCCAGGACTTCCTTTACCCGCAAATACATTCGCCGCTCACTCGCACGAATATCCCGAATGCGTTCGAGCAACTCGTCAAAGTAATCCGCCACGCCCAGCCCTGGTGGATTTTTCAACCGCTCATCATCGAGGACAAACCCCTTCACCAGATATTCCTTCAGCCGCGAGGTGGCCCATTGCCGAAACTGCGTGCCCCGCTGCGACTTCACCCGGTAGCCAACAGAGATTATGAGTTCCAAATTAAAGAAATCGACCTGATAAGTTTTGCCATCCGTCGCAGTTGTTGCAAAATTTGCAACAACTGAATCGCGCTGCAATTCCCTTTCCTCAAAGACATTAGCTATGTGCCTGGAGATCACTGATTTATCCCTCTGAAAGAGCTCAGCAATCTGATTTAATGACAACCAGACAGTGCCCCCTAGGAGCCGTACCTGCATGCGAGTTTGCTGGTCCTCCGTCAGATAAAGGATCACCTCACCACCAGGATTAGCTTCAGGATTATTCTTCGTCATTCTCTTTAACCAACGCGTCACTATTGCTTACCGACACAAGCTCAGCTTTACAAGATTTAGAAATTACCCTCCGTTCACCAAACCACCTTGGGCAATTTAAGTTCCCCACTGATTCGTTCCGTCTCAGCAATCACCTTATGTTTAGCCTCTGTTAAAATCCGAATCATCTCATCCAAATCACGCTCTTTTTGCTCGGCCGTATAGAGCCTTTGTTTGCCGCCATGTTGGAGCCCACCTGGTTGCTGCGAGTCGGCTGCGAAATTCCGCTGAAGCTGTTACAAATTCATCGTTAAAAGGCAAAGCTCGGATTCCAGAGCCTCAACTTCTTCCCGCTTATCACTCAATGGCCGATTTGGATTTTGCGCCACAGTTCGCTGCTGAGTACAACAACCGGTAAAACCGTAGACTGAACAAACTACGAGTAGAAGCAGCACCAGATAACCACCAAGGTGCGTTGTTCGTATCAAATCCCCCGGCTTATTCAAGCGGTTTAATCGTGCATCGAAAGGCAACAAAGCAGGTGTTAACCCCAGTTCGCCGCCCGCCCGCAACTGATAGTGTTATGGACTGTGTGAGAGGAGTTTTGTTTTGCCGCATAATCATAACCATCCGTTTAAGTATTTGCACCACACATGCAGACTGGTCATCGAGTTTCAAGCCCTGGCTCAACAAGAATCAGCTACTGGAGAGCAAAAGATGTGGAGTCATAACCAGCGAAGCGTGGAAGGGTTAATCGTAAGGCAAAGCTCAACCACTAACTATTCAGAATCATGAAAACGAAACCGGCAAAAAGTCGTTCAGGACTGGTCCATCGGCCAAGTCCAATCGTGTCCGGTTCCCGTAGTCCGTGCAACCCAACACGCATTTGCCTGATCAGAATTTAACAACAACAACGAAAAACCTATGAAAGTCAAACCAACCTCAAAACCGGGACAGGTCGTGATGGAACTCAATCGCCGTGATGAAAAGCTGCTCGACCGCAGCTTCGCAGAAGCTCAAGGTCCGGGATGGCCATTCCAGTTAAAGAACATAATGGTGCCCGTTGATTTCTCCGAGTTCTCCAAAAGGGCGCTGGAATACGCACTGCCGCTGGCAGAAAAATTCGGCGCCAAAATTATTTTGGTTCATGTGATTGAACCGACATTTTATCCGGATAATGTGATGATTCCGGCAGAAACTGAGGAAGTGAACGCCATCATGGCAAGCGAGGGACGAAAAATGCTGGATCAATTGGGGGCTGAAAAAATCAAATCAGGCATCGATTCACAGAAAATTATAACCACCGGCAGACCTTACAACGAAATCATCCAGGCCGCCGCCTCCCAACACGCCGACCTCATCATCATGGCCACTCACGGATACACCGGTTTAAAGCACATGTTTATGGGCAGCACGGCGGAACGAGTTGTGCGCCACGCCCCCTGCCCCGTTCTCGTGGTCCGGGAGCGACGACATGAAACTCAGGGCTAAGTCTTGAAAACAGGATGCCACAGGAAATCACGAAATCACGGTGACGCTCGACCAACCTCGTTGCTGTACACGCGCCTGCCAATACCGCTTCCTGCATCCACTGGGAGCGGATATTGGCGCCAGTGGACTTGCTCCATGTCCAGTGAGTGTCGTGGGGAAGAAAGAACACGAATTTGTTTGGTGCCCGTGTCCACGGCCGCGACTGAAACTAATCCACTCTAAACTCAAGCAAGCGCAACAAGAAAAGGAGATTTATGCCAGCCAAGTCGACGATCCACAATCCTGGTGCATCCAGCGTCCCCTTGCTCGAACAACACCCCTTTCTTCAGGGCATGAGCGCACACCAGGTGAAGATACTGGGTGACTGTTCTCGGCAGGCGCACTTCGAACCGGGTGAGCTAATGTTTCGTGCAGGCGACCCGGCCGACCGGTTCTACCTCATTCAAAAGGGAAAAGTGGCGCTCGAATCGCGGACGCAGGACAAAGCCAACCAGCTCATCCAAAATATCGAAGCCGGTGAGGTGCTGGGTTGGTCATGGATGTTTCCACCCTGCTTCTGGCATTTTGATGCCCGAGCCTTGGAATCGACGGATGCCATGTACATCCAGGGAAAACTCCTGCGCGAGGAATGTGAATCCGACCATGATCTCGGCTATGAACTCTACAAACGCATGGCTGAAGTAATGTTGAGCAGATTGCAGGCAACAAGACGCCGTTTATTGAAATTCGAGGGCAATCCCAACCTGGAAAATAAAAAGGCTGGTTGAATGGCTTTGACAGCCCGATCAGCCGAACCGGAGGTGTGCTGAGGTTTTCATGCTGAAGCTCATTCGTCTCAAGCAGACCCTTGGCCTTGAGAGTTGCTCAATAAGCCTGACTTCGTGGCCCCTGCGCAGCAATCCAAAGAATCCATTGTCTGATCCGAACTCACATGCACTTGCGAGAACAACCATTGGAATGCAGCAATTGCCGTCGCGTGGCCTGCAAGCGTTCCATCATTACCTCGGCCATGCGTTTGTAGAGTTCATAACCAAGATCATGGTCGGTTTCGCATTCCTCCCGCAACGGCGTGCCATAAAAGAATAGTGCTTCGGTGGATTCCACCGCGCGCGCATCAAAGTGCCAATAATAAGGTGGAAAGAGCCAGGACCAGCCGAGGACTTCGCCAGCACCTACCGTCTGGATTGGGGTGACCCCACGTTCCTTTACATACGATTCCAGCGCCACCTTTCCTTGATGGATAAGATAAAAGCGGTTGGCGGGATCGCCTTCTCTGAAAATCACTTCGCCGGGTCGAAAATTCACCACCATGCCACAGTCGCTGAGCAGGCGGAGTTGGTGCGGGCTAAACCCCTCCAGGAAGGGATGACTCGCCATCATTGCCGGCAAACCGGCGGTGGTTATAATTCCCGATTGTGGAGTCCTCGAGGAAGTGGATTCAGTGATGGTATTCATATTTAATTAATTCCTTAATCTGCTGGCAGTCCCGACCCGTCCGTTGGCGTAAGTGTTACATAAATTGCGAAACACATGCCCCTCATGATGGTTGCCAAACCCCGCTGGCAAGTGGTTTGACCGGACTGGATTGCCTGGGTTTTTCCGTGTTCCGCCGCTGTTCAGCATCGTAAAGCGCGGATTCCTTTTCCAGCAGCATCACGATGAAGTAGAGAATGAAGAACACCGCGCCGAGTGGACGTCCCAGACCCCACTGTGAAGCTTCTCCGACATCGCTAAACCCAATGCCCAGGGCGATCAAGGAACAGGTAAGAAGAATTTTTTTTAACATAAGTCTGCTTTCAGTTGAGATGAATGATTGTTTAGCATCACGATTCAAGTTTGACTGGGAAGCAGGATTTGGCTCTCCCTATTTTGGCGAAACCTTCTCCTCAATTGTCGTTCGGAGAGGTAGCCCGGAGAAAACTTCCGGGCACAACACAGATTTTTTGTCGGATTCCTCCCCACAGCGGGGATATACTTTCAAACAATGACAAGCGACCTGGAATTGCTGCAAAACTACGTGAAGAACAAATCGGAAGAATCCTTCGCGGCTTTGGTGAATCGTCACCTCAACCTGGTCTATTCCGCCGCTCTCCGCCAGGTTCGCTCCCCGCAACTCGCCGAAGAAGTCGCTCAATCCACTTTTACCGATCTCGCCAGCAGTGCCCACCGCCTCGCGCCCGACACCATCCTGGCCGCCTGGCTCTATCAAGTCGCCCACCGCACGGCCATCAACGTCGTCCGCCGCGAAGCCCGCCGTCAACTTCGTGAACAGGTCGCCTGTGAACTTACCGCCATGAACGCCACCACCGCCGACTGGACGCACATCGCTCCCCTTCTCGACGAAGCCATGCACGCGCTCGATAACACCGACCGCACCGCCGTCCTGCTTCGTTATTTCGAGAATAAATCCCTGCGTGAAGTCGGCCAAACTCTTGGGGTCAGTGATGATGCCGCCCAAAAACGCGTCGGCCGCGCCGTCGAACGTCTCCGTGAGTTTTTCACCAAACGCGGCATCACCATCGGCGCGAGCACTCTTGTCGTCATCCTCTCCGCCAATGCGGTCCTGGCAGCACCCATCACTCTCTTCACCGCCATCACGACAGCCACTGCACTCACCGGAACAATAACTACTGCCACCGCCACCCAGGCCGTCGCCATGACCACACTCCAAAAGACATTAATTGCCACCGCACTCGCCGCCGCCGTTGGCGTGGGAATCTACGAGTCCCGCCAGTCTTCAAATTACCGAAGCCAGTTCCAAACCGCGCAACAACAGCAACGTTTGCTGAGCGAACAAATCACTCGCCTCACCCAGGAGCGTGATGATGCCATGCACCGCCTCGCCTCAATCGGCAACGGCAACCAATCTTCGAACCAGAACTCAGCCCAACTGCTCAAACTCCGCGCCGAAGTAACACGTCTTCGAAATGAGCAGGACAGACTTGCACAATTGTTAAACGAAGATTCCACGCTCTCCCCCGACCCGATGGAAATGCGTGCCAAACTCTGGATGGATAAAGTCAGAAGACTGAAAGAGAAACTGGAACAAAATCCCGGCAAGTCCATACCTGAACTAAAATATCTCAGCGATCAGGATTGGCTGGAGGTGGTTAAGGACGCAGATGTCGTCACCGATTGGGGATACAAGGAAGCCTTGGCTCGACTCAGAAAACTGGCCAAGGACAAGTTCGCTCCCAGACTGTCCCGTGCTTTGCGTGAGTATGCCCGGGCAAACAATAACGAACTGCCTCCTGATACTGCCGCACTGAAGCCCTATTTCGCATCCCCTGTTGAAGACGCCGTGCTCGAGCGTTACCAACTATTACACACAGGCCCCGTGAAGTGGGACGAATGGGTGCTGGCGGAAAAAGCCCCTGCAGACGACCAGAAGGATACCATCTTTAAAGTCGGCCCGACCGGACTCCAATTCAGCAATAGCAGTAGCATGGGCGAAAGCGGCAGCCAAATGTGGGGAACAAATGATCCGCCATTATCAGTCATCGCGCAAAGCGAGGCCAGCCAGAGAAACACTTCAGACGAAGAACTAAAATCCTTCACAAAATCTTTCATGGAGGATCAAGCCAAC
The Pedosphaera parvula Ellin514 DNA segment above includes these coding regions:
- a CDS encoding choice-of-anchor tandem repeat GloVer-containing protein, whose amino-acid sequence is MPKSSVPTYHSFLSVGLNRKQMGWFALVAVFLILRVACAEGGIVEEIYSFTGVHTSYAPLLLADDGNFYGTTMDSGRYGEGTIFKMTPDGTLTTWVSFNKTNGAWPRGGLIQASDGNFYGTTLSGGTGDDGTVFRVTTNGVLTTLVSFDFTNGGFPYGELMQASDGNLYGTTSSGGGSGANGTVFRLTTNGVLTTLVSFNSINGASPMAGLVEGGNGELYGTTSEGGVYDHGTLFKLTTTGVLTTLVSCNLTNGARPTAGLTRGMDGNFYGTMTTDAKGNGTVFKMAPDGALSTLVSLDAEQGVLPFGGLVQAGDGLLYGTTSGAGHDFGGVFKITTNGVFTSLAFFSGTNGATPFASLVQGADGDLYGTTSSGGGIGYEATVFKITTNGNLTSLAFLNDPNGYHPGAGLLLASDGNLYGTTLGGGTIGRGTVFKIAKDRSLTTLVAFDLYNDGQMSEGSLMQAMDGNLYGTTSSGGTNLGGTVFKMTMNGALSTLASFSGTNGARPQGSLVEGSDGTLYGTTYAGGTNNNGTVFKITTNGILTPLVLFDNNNGSSPMAGLVQGDDGNLYGITTGGGTNWGGTVFKMTTNGVLTTLVSFSSTNGNYPMAPLVKGSDGFLYGTTEMGGVYNRGTIFRISTNGVFTSLLSFDGNNGAYPRGGLVQGKDGNFYGTTSGDEAGHTGTVFRMTPSGALTTLFFFDFNTGSGPVGELVQGQDGSFYGACDEGGTGQAGNIYRLIPPPEIRAASNASGGGLTLTWNTVVGQAYQLQYQTDLNQAEWNNLGSVITATNLTATVSDAPGLGAQKFYRVVQLP
- a CDS encoding virulence RhuM family protein, producing MTKNNPEANPGGEVILYLTEDQQTRMQVRLLGGTVWLSLNQIAELFQRDKSVISRHIANVFEERELQRDSVVANFATTATDGKTYQVDFFNLELIISVGYRVKSQRGTQFRQWATSRLKEYLVKGFVLDDERLKNPPGLGVADYFDELLERIRDIRASERRMYLRVKEVLALAADYKVDEAEVQVFFQTVQNKLHYAVSGKTAPELIAKRADHNKPNMGLTSWKGGVVRKGDVTVAKNYLNKKEIAELNRIVVMFLDYAEDQASRRKQVFMRDWRTRLDEFLRFNERQVLPDSGNVSREEASRRAEEQYALFEKRRRAEMESSATVALEADLKLLEEQAKELSKPKRKRS
- a CDS encoding universal stress protein; its protein translation is MKVKPTSKPGQVVMELNRRDEKLLDRSFAEAQGPGWPFQLKNIMVPVDFSEFSKRALEYALPLAEKFGAKIILVHVIEPTFYPDNVMIPAETEEVNAIMASEGRKMLDQLGAEKIKSGIDSQKIITTGRPYNEIIQAAASQHADLIIMATHGYTGLKHMFMGSTAERVVRHAPCPVLVVRERRHETQG
- a CDS encoding cyclic nucleotide-binding domain-containing protein, which codes for MPAKSTIHNPGASSVPLLEQHPFLQGMSAHQVKILGDCSRQAHFEPGELMFRAGDPADRFYLIQKGKVALESRTQDKANQLIQNIEAGEVLGWSWMFPPCFWHFDARALESTDAMYIQGKLLREECESDHDLGYELYKRMAEVMLSRLQATRRRLLKFEGNPNLENKKAG
- a CDS encoding Crp/Fnr family transcriptional regulator — its product is MNTITESTSSRTPQSGIITTAGLPAMMASHPFLEGFSPHQLRLLSDCGMVVNFRPGEVIFREGDPANRFYLIHQGKVALESYVKERGVTPIQTVGAGEVLGWSWLFPPYYWHFDARAVESTEALFFYGTPLREECETDHDLGYELYKRMAEVMMERLQATRRQLLHSNGCSRKCM
- a CDS encoding RNA polymerase sigma factor — its product is MTSDLELLQNYVKNKSEESFAALVNRHLNLVYSAALRQVRSPQLAEEVAQSTFTDLASSAHRLAPDTILAAWLYQVAHRTAINVVRREARRQLREQVACELTAMNATTADWTHIAPLLDEAMHALDNTDRTAVLLRYFENKSLREVGQTLGVSDDAAQKRVGRAVERLREFFTKRGITIGASTLVVILSANAVLAAPITLFTAITTATALTGTITTATATQAVAMTTLQKTLIATALAAAVGVGIYESRQSSNYRSQFQTAQQQQRLLSEQITRLTQERDDAMHRLASIGNGNQSSNQNSAQLLKLRAEVTRLRNEQDRLAQLLNEDSTLSPDPMEMRAKLWMDKVRRLKEKLEQNPGKSIPELKYLSDQDWLEVVKDADVVTDWGYKEALARLRKLAKDKFAPRLSRALREYARANNNELPPDTAALKPYFASPVEDAVLERYQLLHTGPVKWDEWVLAEKAPADDQKDTIFKVGPTGLQFSNSSSMGESGSQMWGTNDPPLSVIAQSEASQRNTSDEELKSFTKSFMEDQANARDGKVLDQAFKAFSAANPGQEPKSPNEIKPYLQTTAEKDAFDRLIKRNNVSN